One Yoonia sp. BS5-3 genomic window carries:
- a CDS encoding recombinase family protein → MLIGYARVSKADGSQSLDLQWDALIAAGVAEDQIYSDLASGKKDDRLGLESCLKALRKGDVLVVWKLDRMGRSLHHLVKTVSLLSERGVGLKVLTGQGAQIDTTTAAGRLSFGIFAALAEFESELIRERTMAGLQAARARGRKGGRKFALTKAQVRMAQAAMANRDTSVSELCKELGIRPVTLYRYVDPKGNLRDYGTRVLKA, encoded by the coding sequence ATGCTGATCGGCTATGCGCGGGTTTCGAAAGCGGACGGTAGCCAATCGCTCGATTTGCAATGGGATGCACTGATCGCGGCAGGTGTCGCAGAGGACCAGATCTATTCTGATCTGGCATCAGGCAAAAAAGATGACCGGCTCGGCTTGGAATCCTGCCTAAAAGCGTTGCGGAAAGGCGATGTGCTGGTCGTGTGGAAACTCGACCGCATGGGCCGCAGCCTCCATCACCTTGTCAAAACTGTCAGCTTATTGTCCGAGCGGGGCGTTGGTCTCAAGGTGCTGACCGGACAAGGCGCGCAGATCGACACCACAACGGCGGCAGGCCGTCTTTCATTTGGCATCTTTGCCGCCTTGGCTGAGTTTGAAAGCGAACTGATCCGGGAACGCACCATGGCGGGGCTACAAGCGGCCCGTGCTAGAGGGCGCAAGGGCGGACGGAAATTTGCACTGACGAAAGCGCAAGTTCGCATGGCGCAGGCCGCAATGGCCAATCGTGACACCTCTGTTTCCGAACTATGCAAAGAGCTCGGTATCCGCCCCGTCACACTCTACCGATACGTGGATCCAAAAGGGAATTTGCGCGACTATGGGACGCGGGTACTGAAGGCTTGA
- a CDS encoding branched-chain amino acid ABC transporter permease, with amino-acid sequence MMASNYSVTRSSGATKIAAFVGIMILVALIAAPLWAGRADMRLMGELFLYLALASLWNLMAGYAGLVSVGQQAYVGFGGYMLFALTMFGGLHPVLAIAIAGLLGAVISIPVALLIFRLRGAYFAIGTWVIAEVFRLSFAQVSTLGGGSGSSLPAGIVRSLADSRAGREHLSYWLALGSAAIVIAAVFLFLRSRNGLALTAIRDNELAAGSLGIDIWRTKFVVYIVTAALTAMIGALIFLQKLRISPDAAFSVNDWTAFVIFIVVIGGIGTLEGPIIGTLLFFLLRETLADLGTIYLMVLGAVAIVIMLKAPNGIWGLIRNRFDIELFPLSYRVKPAQKD; translated from the coding sequence ATGATGGCTTCCAACTATTCGGTCACCCGCTCATCCGGGGCGACCAAAATCGCGGCGTTTGTCGGGATTATGATCCTTGTCGCATTGATCGCCGCGCCGCTTTGGGCGGGGCGGGCGGACATGCGGCTGATGGGGGAATTGTTCCTTTATCTGGCGCTGGCGAGCCTTTGGAACCTGATGGCGGGTTATGCGGGGCTCGTGTCTGTAGGGCAGCAAGCCTATGTGGGCTTTGGGGGCTATATGCTGTTCGCCCTGACGATGTTCGGCGGACTGCATCCGGTTCTGGCAATTGCGATTGCCGGCCTGCTGGGGGCCGTTATTTCGATCCCTGTCGCGCTGCTGATCTTCCGGTTGCGGGGGGCATATTTTGCCATCGGAACATGGGTAATTGCCGAGGTGTTCCGCCTGTCATTTGCGCAGGTATCGACACTGGGCGGTGGATCAGGATCATCGCTACCAGCGGGGATTGTACGGTCCCTTGCCGATAGCCGCGCCGGGCGGGAACATCTAAGCTATTGGCTGGCCTTGGGATCGGCTGCGATCGTGATCGCCGCGGTCTTCCTGTTCTTGCGGTCACGGAACGGGCTGGCGCTGACGGCGATCCGCGATAATGAGCTGGCGGCCGGATCGCTGGGGATCGACATCTGGCGCACCAAATTCGTGGTTTACATCGTCACCGCCGCGCTGACAGCGATGATCGGGGCGCTGATTTTCCTGCAAAAGCTGCGCATTTCACCCGATGCAGCCTTTTCCGTCAATGATTGGACGGCCTTTGTGATCTTTATCGTGGTCATCGGCGGCATCGGCACGCTAGAGGGGCCGATCATCGGCACCCTGCTTTTCTTTTTGCTGCGCGAGACGCTTGCAGACCTTGGCACCATTTACCTGATGGTGCTTGGGGCGGTGGCCATTGTCATCATGCTTAAGGCACCTAATGGCATCTGGGGGCTGATCCGCAACCGCTTCGATATCGAACTCTTCCCGCTTAGCTACCGCGTCAAACCTGCTCAGAAAGATTGA
- a CDS encoding DUF559 domain-containing protein gives MTIALSLLAARVFGSAFNKPDLLFWVAIGWTAFTFAFVFVSPLLILQLLVIWGVTAWIRPPDEAPVPPRPSKLETLTAQDEEWPRIFRRVCESPAEEAFLDAMVSAFDLKPDKGRLSGGGLLLQMQVQVAKYRLDFLIDKGLVVEVDGAAWHSSSEAKERDAERDKALTAKGFHVLRIPAKITLYNPEQAIAQVREARALWLTQKAQTRVSVIKRQKYLSSVTAVGQRTLLLR, from the coding sequence TTGACCATCGCATTATCGTTGTTAGCTGCGAGAGTGTTTGGCTCGGCATTCAACAAGCCTGACCTGCTATTCTGGGTCGCCATAGGGTGGACTGCTTTTACTTTTGCCTTTGTGTTCGTATCCCCGTTGCTGATCTTGCAACTCTTGGTCATTTGGGGTGTGACCGCTTGGATCAGACCGCCGGATGAGGCACCCGTTCCACCGCGTCCCAGCAAGCTTGAAACGCTGACGGCGCAAGATGAGGAATGGCCTCGCATTTTCCGACGTGTTTGCGAGTCGCCTGCTGAGGAAGCATTTCTTGACGCAATGGTATCAGCGTTTGATCTGAAACCTGACAAAGGTCGCCTATCTGGTGGTGGGCTGTTGTTGCAGATGCAGGTGCAAGTAGCGAAATACCGGCTCGACTTTCTCATCGACAAGGGGCTGGTCGTTGAGGTCGATGGCGCGGCATGGCACTCGTCGTCGGAGGCTAAGGAACGCGATGCTGAAAGGGATAAGGCCCTGACAGCTAAAGGGTTTCACGTTTTGCGTATTCCTGCGAAGATCACTCTCTACAATCCAGAGCAGGCGATAGCACAGGTTCGGGAAGCGCGGGCGCTCTGGTTGACCCAAAAGGCTCAGACGCGAGTGTCCGTGATAAAAAGGCAAAAGTATCTGAGCAGCGTGACGGCAGTCGGCCAGCGAACGCTCTTGCTGCGGTAG
- a CDS encoding VOC family protein: MRLKHVNLTARNADRLAAFYQNTFGFAERRPPKRLSGEAVSRGNGLLNSDIYAIWLNMDDDSGPFLEIMEYTDTVNRPKPAVNETGYGHLAFEVSNLSECVENVLRFGGSLQGEITNFGTSEIPLLIVYVRDPEGNILELEQPSCE; encoded by the coding sequence ATGAGACTGAAGCATGTGAACCTGACCGCACGAAACGCAGATCGTCTTGCCGCATTCTATCAGAACACCTTCGGGTTTGCGGAACGAAGACCACCCAAGCGGCTGTCTGGCGAGGCCGTGTCCCGTGGGAATGGGCTGCTAAACTCAGACATCTACGCAATCTGGTTGAACATGGACGATGATAGCGGCCCCTTCCTAGAGATCATGGAATACACCGACACGGTCAACAGGCCAAAGCCAGCGGTGAATGAAACAGGATATGGCCATCTTGCCTTTGAGGTGAGCAACCTGTCTGAGTGTGTTGAGAATGTGCTTCGGTTCGGTGGGTCGCTACAAGGTGAAATTACAAACTTTGGAACCAGCGAAATACCTCTTCTAATCGTCTATGTGCGTGACCCGGAGGGTAACATTCTGGAACTGGAACAACCTTCCTGCGAATGA
- a CDS encoding 3-keto-5-aminohexanoate cleavage protein, giving the protein MPKAKQKTIITCAVTGAIHTPTMSGSLPYTYDDIAREAVEAAEAGASILHLHARDNETGAPSVNTDDFAPFLPRIKQATDAVVNISTGGSLTLSIQDRITPAKTFSPEMCSMNMGSMNFSFHPLAGRYKDEDWKFDWEKDYVANSDGNIFRNTFRDIKEAADTLAPHDIKFEHECYDVGHLYNLKFCMDIGLFKAPVFIQFIFGILGGIGPEVDNLIFMKRTADRLFGDDYRWSVLGAGNAQMNLGTTASQMGGHVRVGLEDSLFISRGKLAHSNADQVRKIRRIVEDLGCEVATPDEAREMLDLKGGDKVAF; this is encoded by the coding sequence ATGCCCAAGGCAAAACAAAAGACCATCATCACCTGCGCCGTCACCGGGGCGATCCATACGCCAACAATGTCGGGTAGCCTGCCCTATACCTATGATGACATCGCGCGCGAGGCGGTTGAGGCCGCCGAGGCCGGGGCCTCGATCCTGCATCTGCATGCGCGGGACAATGAAACAGGGGCACCTTCGGTCAATACCGATGATTTTGCGCCCTTCCTGCCCCGGATCAAGCAGGCAACCGATGCTGTGGTGAACATTTCAACCGGCGGGTCGCTGACCCTGTCTATCCAGGACCGGATCACGCCAGCCAAGACTTTCAGCCCGGAAATGTGTTCGATGAATATGGGCTCAATGAATTTTTCGTTTCACCCGTTGGCAGGCCGCTACAAGGATGAGGATTGGAAATTCGATTGGGAAAAAGACTATGTGGCCAATTCGGACGGAAACATCTTTCGAAATACCTTCCGAGACATCAAAGAGGCCGCAGACACGCTGGCGCCCCACGACATCAAGTTTGAACATGAATGCTACGACGTTGGCCACCTTTATAATCTGAAATTCTGCATGGATATCGGGCTGTTCAAAGCGCCGGTCTTCATTCAATTCATCTTTGGCATCCTGGGCGGGATCGGGCCTGAGGTGGATAATCTGATTTTCATGAAGCGCACCGCAGACCGGCTGTTTGGCGATGATTATCGCTGGTCCGTCTTGGGCGCGGGCAACGCGCAGATGAACCTGGGGACCACCGCCAGCCAGATGGGCGGTCATGTACGCGTCGGGCTTGAAGATAGTCTGTTCATCTCGCGCGGGAAGCTGGCCCACAGCAACGCCGATCAGGTTCGCAAAATCCGGCGGATCGTCGAGGATCTGGGCTGCGAAGTCGCAACGCCCGACGAAGCGCGCGAGATGTTGGATCTAAAGGGCGGGGATAAGGTCGCCTTTTAA